From the Purpureocillium takamizusanense chromosome 6, complete sequence genome, one window contains:
- the YVC1 gene encoding Calcium channel yvc1, variant 2 (COG:U~EggNog:ENOG503NV46~TransMembrane:8 (i73-92o104-122i134-157o169-189i210-230o271-292i326-347o353-373i)), which produces MPNISRWKAIDRALGFERQPGVGGSGHHRDWLHQEEQALLPQLRNEHLQTNVPPAEVTKVCLRLRHLLQECIPCEMDEARITTPHSRIVTTKVVKAAKEAGGEEYKGCVVYCLLVNERWFRHEALVELWDAGLHKLRAVACGVIAKAIIENEEDTNYLLHAVLLRRYSFLSKGTPTMPVNVIEKAVDLHSVKVIGSSGYQKCIGYLWRGWLVQDENDPSVFVDYADKDNTNFLVHMDPDRMRAPRYQNAAQLLFSVIYLILYTSAINSVNPRGELDAAEVLMYIFTLGYVCDELVKLYKAGYHILGFWNALNGLLYSFLTASLVIRIIGLAAPADSDEREHYSKLSYNMLSFVAPMFWSRLLLYLDSFRFFGAMLVVLKVMMKESVIFFALLVIIIIGFLQAFIGLDLADDNVAEDALFIVESMLKAILQSPEFEGFEGFGPPWGIILYYCFTFVVMIILLNILIALYNSAYEDIYENADDEYLALFSQKTMQFVRAPDENVYIAPLNLFEIVISGLFEWWMQKKTYEFINDCVMGVLYSPLLFVAAWFETRTAHRIRHNRARGEEDDDVVEEWEHDAHELDFEAEGWTKKCDAVKPNLEEDPAVLEVRKLRAEVEELKSLLVDMGRNVGANNDAARSKSEPSSNLHESQRSDDTKVPEPEHSDERASGSGS; this is translated from the exons ATGCCCAACATATCTCGCTGGAAGGCCATTGACCGCGCCCTGGGTTTCGAGAGACAACCCGgagtcggcggcagcggccatcATCGCGACTGGCTTCACCAAGAGGAGCAAGCTT TGCTCCCGCAGCTTCGAAATGAGCACCTGCAGACAAATGTGCCGCCTGCCGAGGTCACCAAGGTGTGCCTCCGGCTGCGACATTTGCTGCAGGAATGCATCCCTTGCGAaatggacgaggcgcgcatcACGACGCCGCACAGTCGCATCGTCACGACCAaggtcgtcaaggccgccaaagAGGCTGGTGGTGAGGAATACAAAGGCTGCGTG GTCTACTGCTTGCTCGTCAATGAGCGTTGGTTCAGACATGAGGCTCTCGTCGAGCTTTGGGATGCCGGCCTTCATAAATTACGAGCTGTGGCTTGTGGCGTTATTGCAAAGGCCAT CATCGAGAACGAAGAGGACACAAACTACCTGTTGCATGCTGTTCTCCTCCGACGGTACTCCTTCCTTTCCAAGGGCACTCCGACCATGCCTGTCAATGTCATTGAAAAAGCCGTCGATTTGCATTCTGTCAAGGTCATTGGCTCCTCGGGCTACCAGAAGTGCATAGGCTACCTCTGGCGAGGCTGGCTTGTCCAGGATGAAAACGATCCCTCCGTCTTCGTCGATTATGCTGACAAGGACAACACCAATTTTCTCGTCCATATGGACCCGGACCGCatgagggcgccgaggtaCCAGAACGCCGCTCAGCTGCTCTTCTCCGTCATCTACCTCATACTGTACACTTCTGCAATCAATTCGGTCAACCCACGCGGCGAACTGGACGCAGCGGAGGTGTTGATGTATATTTTCACCCTTGGCTACGTTTGCGATGAATTGGTCAAGCTCTACAAAGCAGGATACCATATACTAGGCTTTTGGAATGCGCTGAATGGCCTCTTATACTCCTTTCTGACGGCATCGCTGGTCATACGCATCATTGGGCTAGCTGCACCAGCCGATTCGGATGAACGCGAACATTATAGCAAGCTGAGCTATAATATGTTGTCCTTTGTCGCCCCCATGTTCTGGTCGCGCCTCCTGCTATACTTGGACAGCTTCAGGTTCTTTGGCGCCATGCTCGTTGTCCTCaaggtgatgatgaaggAGTCGGTCATTTTCTTTGCTCTGCTCgttatcatcatcattggTTTTCTGCAGGCGTTTATTGGTCTTGAtctggccgacgacaacgtcgcCGAAGATGCCTTATTTATAGTTGAGTCCATGTTGAAGGCAATCTTGCAGAGCCCAGAGTTCGAAGGGTTTGAGGGGTTCGGCCCCCCTTGGGGTATCATCCTCTACTATTGCTTCACATTTGTTGTCATG ATTATTCTGCTCAACATTCTCATCGCTCTCTACAACTCGGCTTACGAAGACATCTACGAaaacgccgacgacgaatACCTTGCCCTATTCTCTCAGAAGACGATGCAATTCGTGCGAGCTCCCGACGAGAATGTGTACATTGCCCCGCTCAACCTCTTCGAGATTGTAATATCTGGTCTTTTCGAGTGGTGGATGCAGAAGAAGACATACGAGTTCATCAACGACTGCGTCATGGGCGTCTTGTATTCGCCACTGCTGTTTGTCGCAGCCTGGTTTGAAACGCGTACGGCGCATCGCATCCGACACAATCGTGCCCGAggcgaagaggacgacgacgtggtaGAGGAGTGGGAGCATGATGCGCACGAGCTCGACTTTGAGGCAGAGGGATGGACCAAGAAATGTGACGCTGTTAAGCCGAACTTGGAAGAAGATCCTGCCGTGCTGGAGGTCAGGAAGTtgcgcgccgaggtggaggagctgaAGAGTCTGCTGGTTGATATGGGACGCAATGTTGGGGCCAACAACGACGCGGCAAGGTCAAAGTCTGAGCCATCCAGCAACCTTCACGAGTCTCAGCGCAGTGACGACACCAAGGTCCCCGAACCTGAACACAGTGACGAAAGAGcttctggctctggctcttGA
- the YVC1 gene encoding Calcium channel yvc1 (COG:U~EggNog:ENOG503NV46~TransMembrane:8 (i249-268o280-298i310-333o345-365i386-406o447-468i502-523o529-549i)), with protein sequence MPVNVIEKAVDLHSVKVIGSSGYQKCIGYLWRGWLVQDENDPSVFVDYADKDNTNFLVHMDPDRMRAPRYQNAAQLLFSVIYLILYTSAINSVNPRGELDAAEVLMYIFTLGYVCDELVKLYKAGYHILGFWNALNGLLYSFLTASLVIRIIGLAAPADSDEREHYSKLSYNMLSFVAPMFWSRLLLYLDSFRFFGAMLVVLKVMMKESVIFFALLVIIIIGFLQAFIGLDLADDNVAEDALFIVESMLKAILQSPEFEGFEGFGPPWGIILYYCFTFVVMIILLNILIALYNSAYEDIYENADDEYLALFSQKTMQFVRAPDENVYIAPLNLFEIVISGLFEWWMQKKTYEFINDCVMGVLYSPLLFVAAWFETRTAHRIRHNRARGEEDDDVVEEWEHDAHELDFEAEGWTKKCDAVKPNLEEDPAVLEVRKLRAEVEELKSLLVDMGRNVGANNDAARSKSEPSSNLHESQRSDDTKVPEPEHSDERASGSGS encoded by the exons ATGCCTGTCAATGTCATTGAAAAAGCCGTCGATTTGCATTCTGTCAAGGTCATTGGCTCCTCGGGCTACCAGAAGTGCATAGGCTACCTCTGGCGAGGCTGGCTTGTCCAGGATGAAAACGATCCCTCCGTCTTCGTCGATTATGCTGACAAGGACAACACCAATTTTCTCGTCCATATGGACCCGGACCGCatgagggcgccgaggtaCCAGAACGCCGCTCAGCTGCTCTTCTCCGTCATCTACCTCATACTGTACACTTCTGCAATCAATTCGGTCAACCCACGCGGCGAACTGGACGCAGCGGAGGTGTTGATGTATATTTTCACCCTTGGCTACGTTTGCGATGAATTGGTCAAGCTCTACAAAGCAGGATACCATATACTAGGCTTTTGGAATGCGCTGAATGGCCTCTTATACTCCTTTCTGACGGCATCGCTGGTCATACGCATCATTGGGCTAGCTGCACCAGCCGATTCGGATGAACGCGAACATTATAGCAAGCTGAGCTATAATATGTTGTCCTTTGTCGCCCCCATGTTCTGGTCGCGCCTCCTGCTATACTTGGACAGCTTCAGGTTCTTTGGCGCCATGCTCGTTGTCCTCaaggtgatgatgaaggAGTCGGTCATTTTCTTTGCTCTGCTCgttatcatcatcattggTTTTCTGCAGGCGTTTATTGGTCTTGAtctggccgacgacaacgtcgcCGAAGATGCCTTATTTATAGTTGAGTCCATGTTGAAGGCAATCTTGCAGAGCCCAGAGTTCGAAGGGTTTGAGGGGTTCGGCCCCCCTTGGGGTATCATCCTCTACTATTGCTTCACATTTGTTGTCATG ATTATTCTGCTCAACATTCTCATCGCTCTCTACAACTCGGCTTACGAAGACATCTACGAaaacgccgacgacgaatACCTTGCCCTATTCTCTCAGAAGACGATGCAATTCGTGCGAGCTCCCGACGAGAATGTGTACATTGCCCCGCTCAACCTCTTCGAGATTGTAATATCTGGTCTTTTCGAGTGGTGGATGCAGAAGAAGACATACGAGTTCATCAACGACTGCGTCATGGGCGTCTTGTATTCGCCACTGCTGTTTGTCGCAGCCTGGTTTGAAACGCGTACGGCGCATCGCATCCGACACAATCGTGCCCGAggcgaagaggacgacgacgtggtaGAGGAGTGGGAGCATGATGCGCACGAGCTCGACTTTGAGGCAGAGGGATGGACCAAGAAATGTGACGCTGTTAAGCCGAACTTGGAAGAAGATCCTGCCGTGCTGGAGGTCAGGAAGTtgcgcgccgaggtggaggagctgaAGAGTCTGCTGGTTGATATGGGACGCAATGTTGGGGCCAACAACGACGCGGCAAGGTCAAAGTCTGAGCCATCCAGCAACCTTCACGAGTCTCAGCGCAGTGACGACACCAAGGTCCCCGAACCTGAACACAGTGACGAAAGAGcttctggctctggctcttGA
- a CDS encoding uncharacterized protein (EggNog:ENOG503NY56~COG:B~COG:K), with product MHRSLDPLNWLKQQVNKVLFGSAFSPGACLVPSAFRPFQVHAGHLPSIRTRTVASSFPTLAPHQSPFQASSRHFHFRSHTHQSCNLSLTRPFSVTTMASSAAVKTLADIPTLNDLYLSSSLRGVCNPLADPSAPVNARVSLIRADITKLQLDAIVNAAKTSLLGGGGVDGAIHRAAGESLVTECRRLGGCPTGQAKITKGYMLPAKHVIHTVGPVYDPHNPKESERLLRSCYEESLRLAYRSGVKTIAFSGISTGVYGYPSREAAEVACETVRKFMDQGGNQIERVVFVTFESKDVTAYNQVLPIYFPAA from the exons ATGCACCGGTCGCTCGATCCATTGAACTGGTTGAAGCAGCAGGTGAACAAAGTTCTGTTCGGGTCTGCGTTCTCGCCTGGAGCTTGCCTTGTCCCCTCTGCTTTCCGCCCTTTTCAGGTACACGCCGGTCATCTACCAAGTATAAGGACCCGGACCGTCGCAAGCTCCTTCCCTACTCTTGCCCCCCATCAATCCCCATTCCAGGCATCTTCCAGACACTTTCATTTTCGATCTCACACACACCAGAGTTGTAATCTTTCACTCACCAGACCATTCTccgtcaccaccatggccTCCTCCGCAGCTGTCAAAACGCTCGCCGACATACCCACTCTCAATGACCTCTATCTATCATCCTCTCTGCGCGGCGTCTGTAACCCTCTAGCTGACCCCTCGGCCCCCGTGAATGCCCGCGTCAGCCTCATCCGCGCCGACATCACCAAGCTCCAGCTTGACGCGATCGTCAACGCGGCCAAAACGTCCCttctcggtggcggcggcgtcgacggcgccattcaccgcgccgccggtgaaAGTCTCGTTACCGAGTGCAGGAGACTCGGAGGTTGCCCAACTGGCCAGGCAAAGATCACCAAAGGTTACATGCTCCCTGCCAAGCACGTCATTCACACTGTCGGCCCCGTCTACGACCCCCACAATCCCAAGGAGAGCGAGCGTTTGCTCCGGAGTTGCTACGAGGAATCATTGAGGCTGGCGTACAGGAGTGGCGTCAAGACGATCGCGTTCTCCGGTATCAGCACTGGAGTCTATGGCTACCCGAGCAGGGAGGCCGCTGAAGTGGCTTGCGAGACGGTTCGCAAGTTCATGGACCAGGGCGGCAACCAGATCGAGCGGGTAGTCTTCGTTACGTTCGAGTCAAAGGACGTCACTGCATACAACCAGGTGCTTCC CATCTACTTTCCTGCGGCCTGA
- the GLN4_1 gene encoding Glutamine--tRNA ligase (COG:J~BUSCO:EOG09260WYQ~EggNog:ENOG503NUV0) — MAEDATKSMAKLQLDEETGEMVSKAELKKRQQKRAKKAAQEKARQEKAAAGPAPAAAKPAAKQEEQPLDPDAMFKQGFLVDVYDDRPAKNVVTRFPPEPNGYLHIGHAKAIAINFGFARHHGGVCYLRYDDTNPEKEEERYFTAIQEIVRWLGFEPFKITYSSDNFEKLYQMAEKLISIGKAYVCACSDVEIKLQRGGEKGAQPRYRCEHAEQTVDDNLTKFRDMRAGKYKPKEVFLRMKQDITDGNPQMWDLAAYRIKTDTPHHRTGWDWKIYPTYDFTHCLCDSFEGVTHSLCTTEFILSRVSYEWLNKSLEVYEPMQREYGRLNLTGTVLSKRKILKLVDEKIVRDWDDPRLYTLIAIRRRGVPPGAILEFVNELGVTTNITTIPTHRFEQTIRKYLEKTVPRLMMVLDPIPLVIEDAEPVDVQLPFSPKDPKMGHHTVKFTPTIYIDRSDFREEDSKDFFRLAPGKTVGLLNAPFPVKATSFTKDEATGRVTEIRGVFDKETKKAKTYIQWVGTEGSRKVEARIHNALFKSEKPDDAEGGFLNDLNPDSEVIYPDAMIEAGFDEVKRRAPWPEAAGENELGKGGPESVRFQAMRVAYFAMDSDSTEDKIVLNRIVSLKEDAGKKQ, encoded by the exons atggccgaAGACGCGACCAAGTCGATGGCCAAGCTCCAGCttgacgaggagacgggcgagatGGTCTCCAAGGCCGAATTGAAGAAGCGCCAGCAGAAGCGTGCCAAGAAGGCGGCTCAGGAGAAGGCTCGCCAGGAgaaggctgccgccggccctgcccccgccgccgcaaaacCCGCTGCGAAGCAGGAGGAACAGCCTCTCGACCCCGATGCCATGTTCAAGCAgggcttcctcgtcgacgtctaCGACGACCGCCCCGCCAAGAACGTCGTAACACGTTTCCCCCCGGAACCCAACGGCTACCTTCACATTGGCCATGCCAAGGCGATTGCTATCAATTTTGGCTTCGCCAggcaccatggcggcgttTGCTACCTGCGGTACGACGACACAAATCCCGAGAAAGAGGAGGAAAGGTATTTCACAGCCATTCAGGAGATTGTCCGATGGTTGGGCTTTGAGCCCTTCAAGATTACCTACTCGAGCGACAACTTCGAGAAGCTCTATCAGATGGCCGAGAAACTGATTTCAATTGGAAAGGCCTACGTTTGTGCTTGCAGTG ATGTCGAGATCAAGCTCCAGAGAGGTGGTGAAAAGGGTGCTCAGCCTCGCTATCGGTGCGAGCACGCTGAACAGACCGTTGACGACAACCTCACCAAGTTCCGGGACATGCGAGCCGGCAAGTACAAGCCCAAGGAGGTCTTCCTACGCATGAAGCAGGACATCACAGATGGAAACCCTCAGATGTGGGACCTGGCGGCATACCGAATCAAAACCGACACACCGCACCACAGGACAGGCTGGGACTGGAAGATCTACCCGACTTACGACTTTACACACTGCCTGTGCGACAGCTTTGAGGGTGTGACGCACTCGCTGTGTACCACCGAGTTTATTCTTAGCCGAGTTTCGTACGAATGGCTCAACAAGTCGCTCGAAGTCTATGAGCCGATGCAGAGAGAGTACGGGCGCTTGAACCTGACCGGAACAGTCCTGTCCAAGCGCAAGATCCTCAAGCTGGTTGATGAGAAGATTGTGCGCGACTGGGACGACCCTCGACTGTACACCTTGATCGCCATTCGCCGTCGTGGTGTACCTCCTGGCGCCATTCTCGAGTTCGTCAACGAGCTCGGCGTGACTACGAACATCACGACCATTCCGACCCACCGCTTCGAGCAGACCATTCGCAAGTACCTTGAGAAGACGGTACCACGACTGATGATGGTTCTCGATCCCATACCTTTGGTCATTGAGGATGCGGAACCTGTCGATGTGCAGCTGCCATTCTCCCCCAAAGACCCCAAGATGGGACACCATACCGTCAAGTTCACCCCCACCATATACATTGACAGGTCAGATTTCCGGGAGGAGGATAGCAAAGACTTTTTCCGCCTTGCGCCGGGCAAGACTGTTGGGCTCCTGAATGCTCCGTTCCCGGTGAAAGCCACCTCATTCACCAAGGATGAGGCGACCGGCAGGGTGACGGAGATTCGCGGCGTGTTTGACAAAGAGACTAAGAAGGCCAAGACGTACATCCAGTGGGTTGGAACGGAAGGCTCAAGGAAGGTGGAGGCGCGCATTCACAACGCGCTGTTCAAGTCGGAAaagcccgacgacgcagaAGGCGGCTTTCTCAATGACTTGAACCCTGACAGCGAGGTCATCTATCCCGATGCCATGATCGAAGCTGGTTTCGACGAGGTGAAgcgtcgcgcgccgtggccggaaGCGGCCGGTGAGAATGAGCTTGGAAAGGGAGGACCAGAGAGTGTGCGGTTCCAGGCCATGAGAGTAGCATATTTT GCCATGGACTCGGACAGCACAGAGGACAAGATTGTTCTCAATCGGATCGTCAGCTTAAAGGAGGATGCCGGCAAGAAGCAGTAA
- a CDS encoding Argininosuccinate lyase (BUSCO:EOG092621S9~COG:E~EggNog:ENOG503NVYH), with product MASSSKPEGSMLWGGRFTGGLDPLMVKYNESIYFDRVLYKQDILGSIAFARANAKAGIITQDEFQQIERGLREVEKEWQAGTFTIVPGVDEDIHTANERRLGEIIGKQVAGKLHTGRSRNEQVVCDMRMWLRDELRQIESHLVAFLRVLAARAEQEIDLVMPGYTHLQRAQPIRWSHWLLSYGLAFAADLERLREVISRVNRNPLGCGALAGNPFGLDRDMITKELGFDGLLWNSMGGVADRDFVTETLQWGSMLMQHVSRWAEDLIIYSTAEFGFVRLADAYSTGSSLMPQKKNPDSLELLRGKSGRAFGHMAGFMMTQKGLPSTYNKDLQESVEPMLDHVKTVSDSIQIANGVLATLTTNAEKMRAALDPFMLATDVADYLVRKGVPFRETHHISGRCVAKSEETGIPMNELSYEQMKAIDPRFEEDISEAFNYDTSVERRSAKGGTSKSSVMEQIKVLEEMLG from the exons atggcctcgagctccaaACCCGAAGGAAGCATGCTATGGGGCGGCCGCTTTACCG GCGGCCTCGATCCCCTTATGGTCAAGTACAACGAAAGCATCTACTTCGACCGCGTCCTATACAAACAAGACATCCTCGGGAGCATTGCCTTTGCTcgcgccaacgccaaggcgggcatcatcacccaGGACGAGTTCCAGCAGATCGAGCGTGGCCTCCGCGAGGTCGAGAAGGAATGGCAGGCGGGCACCTTCACCATTGTTcccggcgtcgacgaagacATACACACAGCCAATGAGCGTCGTCTTGGCGAGATCATCGGCAAGCAGGTTGCTGGCAAGCTGCACACGGGCCGCAGTCGTAACGAGCAGGTCGTCTGCGACATGCGCATGTGGCTGCGAGACGAGCTGCGACAGATCGAGAGCCACCTCGTCGCCTTCCTCCGCGTCCTTGCCGCGCGCGCTGAGCAGGAGATTGACCTCGTCATGCCCGGCTACACGCACCTGCAGCGCGCCCAGCCGATCCGCTGGAGTCACTGGCTGCTATCGTATGGCCTGGCCTTTGCCGCAgacctcgagcgcctgcgcgaaGTCATAAGCCGCGTCAACCGCAACCCGCTCGGCTGTGGCGCCCTCGCTGGCAATCCCTTTGGCCTCGACCGCGACATGATCACAAAGGAGCTGGGATTCGACGGCCTGCTGTGGAACTCAATGGGCGGAGTCGCTGACCGCGACTTCGTCACGGAGACGCTGCAGTGGGGGTCCATGCTGATGCAGCATGTCTCCCGCTGGGCGGAAGATCTCATCATCTACTCGACCGCCGAGTTTGGCTTCGTccgccttgccgacgccTATTCTACTGGTAGCTCCCTGATGCCGCAGAAGAAGAACCCGGACagcctcgagcttctccgtGGCAAGAGCGGTCGCGCGTTTGGTCACATGGCGGGCTTCATGATGACGCAAAAGGGCCTGCCCAGCACGTACAACAAGGACTTGCAGGAGAGCGTGGAGCCCATGCTCGACCACGTCAAGACGGTGTCGGACAGTATTCAGATCGCCAACGGAGTCTTGGCCACCCTGACCACCAACGCCGAAAagatgcgcgccgccctggatCCCTTCATGCTGGCGACGGACGTTGCCGACTACCTCGTCCGCAAGGGCGTGCCCTTCCGTGAGACGCACCACATCTCGGGCCGCTGCGTCGCCAAATCGGAAGAGACGGGCATCCCCATGAACGAGCTCTCGTACGAGCAGATGAAGGCTATCGACCCGCGCTTTGAGGAGGACATTTCCGAGGCCTTCAACTACGACACGAGCGTGGAGCGCCGGTCTGCCAAGGGCGGCACCAGCAAGTCGAGCGTCATGGAGCAAATCAaggtgctcgaggagatGCTTGGCTGA